A window of the Dyadobacter pollutisoli genome harbors these coding sequences:
- a CDS encoding DUF6984 family protein produces the protein MGNIRPIRQNEIDLVHFLLEKLNLNPADFPVNENVDEYEGGKMGSISLGGNVDGYEGDLIQVEYIDIDDVPVVITLTKDNDNHLLDLDFWKTDFSKLLEYPTPDKLIFGITE, from the coding sequence ATGGGCAACATACGGCCGATCAGGCAAAATGAAATTGACCTGGTACATTTTCTTCTTGAAAAACTGAACCTGAATCCTGCGGATTTTCCGGTCAACGAAAATGTCGACGAATATGAAGGTGGTAAAATGGGCAGTATCAGCCTCGGTGGGAACGTGGATGGCTATGAAGGCGACCTCATTCAGGTCGAGTACATTGACATTGACGATGTTCCCGTGGTGATCACACTAACCAAAGACAACGACAATCACCTCCTGGATCTCGATTTCTGGAAAACGGATTTCTCTAAACTGCTTGAATACCCTACTCCCGACAAACTGATTTTTGGAATAACAGAATAG